The Podospora pseudocomata strain CBS 415.72m chromosome 1 map unlocalized CBS415.72m_1, whole genome shotgun sequence genome has a segment encoding these proteins:
- a CDS encoding uncharacterized protein (COG:S; EggNog:ENOG503P2PT), which translates to MLRRQVTGSASFVCLRCRLQLAGAAGSGFLSASGTGARVANRSSRYFGSRPVSSLPALSRHTVLPLSRQRSHSRCYAAGSSSGSKPNSEDEPEITTENFFEVEVTEVKKRKRIQRILEPAPWELEAAEEEQKRSPEASGEEIQQEIQQDIAREIEEYGQRLWSEGLVEDQSDGGFESPENPAAWSEHPPARRDRSRRSGEHAANKSMYWPFPQFRDSKDSKSWKSKGQLVEAERENLGLDMLGKPATAIVLRKKPLRRLENLTKGGEDLELGQTSAMLQNLLEGGAGSLTSEEILLNIHELRPTDERVLSEEEFVTLKDTLMQGFTVPQLNAYVETWNSARQFKDPGDANTTVPPWILEIRPWVAAADNTPPDLDGKLWGYVSQGAPPKEKLVVRLMRMCWDLSCSSVLEGQGYLDVKLRKAEFDMLTLGGKRWLRDISRTLLKNGKQIEMFPSSQYLSITAPKHTADLILDRLNQLLSHMKTVQFNASFITPGPLAIEPAVLNQVETMTNSIIRRSPSGDKILVTWIQLPGRDAVTENHGEQVLRLLSYAYREDPRASRSLVETPEASSKARFVPEVDCGPKLPWHERSKSWARWTAATNKVPPKSTRATNDEDVSPPDQTTTTSSTKNPIPTSIVTHPVEFKDRTESLPVNKADYSPGWSLHPKTDTTAVFGHVLFSSVSPSTTAPPAPDLPRTFAPVLPCVRFLSLESNLKNPGLWHMITVLRFIPAPDTDPSLISSAPNLEVRIESDHREIKELKDLRAVISDHDADLPLPESPSDVRLHQTKYYDLPGTGIKEHAEPMFEFLRDSTLKPWEEKLATPASLDGLRLPRRLFAGKEGEEGEEGEVEMDYMFAGLEIHRMIMSEWGGFRMRYTHVSGGFRRGVRSEVALDAVPLEAAKEGVVEEGVAEQEDERFLAAEEVIGEIGEGADLVEAIDEALVMAEPAEKPEVKEKSVEELTREYLEAVGKFARGEALVGEDGEVKKEGVKWFGDWVGAGEK; encoded by the coding sequence ATGCTCAGGCGACAGGTGACTGGCAGCGCCAGCTTTGTTTGCTTGAGGTGCCGGCTCCAGttggcaggcgctgcaggtTCAGGTTTTCTGTCAGCTTCGGGCACCGGCGCAAGAGTCGCAAACCGATCGTCGAGATACTTTGGAAGTCGACCTGTTTCTTCGCTCCCCGCGCTATCCAGGCATACCGTTTTGCCGCTTTCGCGTCAACGATCGCATTCACGATGCTACGCTGCTGGTTCTTCGTCCGGGTCGAAACCGAACTCTGAAGACGAACCCGAGATCACGACGGAAAATTTCTTCGAAGTCGAGGTGACAGAAgtcaagaagaggaaaagaattCAGAGGATCCTCGAGCCAGCCCCATGGGAACTGgaagctgccgaggaggaacaaAAGAGAAGCCCAGAGGCTAGCGGAGAGGAAATCCAGCAGGAAATCCAGCAGGATATTGCGCGGGAAATCGAGGAGTATGGCCAACGGCTTTGGAGTGAGGGCCTGGTAGAAGACCAAAGTGATGGCGGTTTCGAAAGTCCAGAGAACCCAGCCGCATGGAGCGAGCACCCACCCGCGCGGAGGGACAGATCCAGAAGATCGGGCGAACATGCCGCAAACAAGAGCATGTACTGGCCCTTTCCTCAATTCAGGGACTCGAAAGACTCGAAAAGCTGGAAGTCCAAGGGGCAACTTGTCGAAGCTGAAAGGGAGAACCTGGGGTTGGATATGCTGGGCAAGCCAGCGACTGCAATCGTGCTTCGAAAAAAGCCCCTTAGGCGACTGGAAAACCTCACCAAGGGAGGCGAAGATCTAGAGCTGGGGCAGACTTCGGCTATGTTGCAGAATCTGCTTGAAGGGGGCGCTGGTAGTCTCACCTCGGAGGAAATACTGCTCAACATTCACGAGCTGCGACCGACAGACGAGCGGGTGCTGAGCGAGGAGGAATTTGTCACGCTCAAGGATACTCTCATGCAAGGTTTCACGGTTCCCCAACTCAACGCATATGTTGAGACGTGGAACTCGGCCCGCCAATTCAAAGATCCGGGAGATGCCAACACGACAGTCCCTCCTTGGATTTTGGAGATCCGCCCATGGGTTGCGGCCGCTGACAACACCCCGCCAGATCTGGATGGAAAGCTTTGGGGTTACGTTTCCCAAGGGGCTCCTCCCAAAGAGAAGCTGGTGGTGCGTTTGATGCGCATGTGCTGGGATCTGTCGTGCAGCAGTGTTCTCGAGGGACAAGGCTACTTGGATGTGAAGCTGCGAAAGGCCGAGTTTGACATGCTGACCCTTGGTGGCAAGAGGTGGTTAAGAGATATCTCGCGCACCCTGTTGAAAAACGGAAAGCAGATCGAGATGTTCCCCAGCTCGCAATACCTATCGATCACCGCACCCAAACACACTGCTGACTTGATTCTCGACCGTCTCAACCAACTGCTGTCCCACATGAAAACAGTTCAGTTCAACGCCAGCTTCATCACCCCGGGGCCTCTGGCGATCGAGCCGGCGGTTTTGAATCAGGTCGAAACCATGACAAACAGCATTATTCGTCGTAGCCCGTCCGGCGACAAGATCCTCGTCACCTGGATTCAGCTGCCTGGACGAGACGCAGTCACCGAAAACCACGGCGAGCAGGTGCTCCGTCTGTTGAGCTACGCCTACCGTGAGGACCCTCGTGCTTCTCGGTCTCTGGTTGAAACCCCCGAGGCTTCCTCCAAGGCTCGCTTTGTTCCCGAGGTGGACTGCGGTCCCAAGCTCCCCTGGCACGAGCGCAGCAAGTCTTGGGCCAGATGGACAGCCGCCACGAACAAGGTCCCACCAAAATCAACACGAGCAACcaacgatgaggatgtttcCCCCCCCGAccaaacgacaacaacctcatccaccaaaaACCCAATCCCCACCTCCATCGTCACCCACCCCGTCGAATTCAAAGACCGCACCGAATCCCTCCCCGTCAACAAAGCCGACTACTCCCCCGGCTGgtccctccaccccaaaaccgacaccaccgccgttTTTGGCCAtgtcctcttctcctccgtctccccctcaaccaccgcccCTCCGGCCCCCGATCTCCCTCGAACATTCGCCCCTGTCCTGCCCTGTGTCCGTTTCCTGTCTCTCGAATCCAACCTCAAAAACCCCGGGCTCTGGCACATGATCACAGTCCTCCGGTTCATCCCCGCCCCTGACACCGACCCATCCCTCATCTCTTCGGCCCCCAACTTGGAAGTCCGCATCGAGTCGGACCACCGCGAGATCAAAGAACTCAAGGACCTCCGCGCGGTGATCAGCGACCACGAcgccgacctccccctccccgaatCACCGTCTGACGTGAGGCTTCATCAGACAAAGTACTATGATCTCCCGGGGACAGGGATCAAGGAGCACGCCGAGCCGATGTTTGAGTTCCTCAGGGACAGCACGCTTAAGCcgtgggaggagaagctggcgaCGCCGGCGAGTttggatgggttgaggttgccgaggagaTTGTTTgctgggaaggaaggggaggaaggggaggaaggggaggtggagatggattACATGTTTGCGGGACTGGAGATCCATCGGATGATCATGAGTGAATGGGGGGGTTTTAGGATGAGGTATACGCATGTTAGCGGGGGGTtcaggaggggggtgaggagtgAGGTTGCGTTGGATGCGGTGCCTCTtgaggctgccaaggagggggttgtggaagagggggtaGCCGAGCAGGAGGATGAAAGGTTCCTggcagcggaggaggtcATAGgtgagattggggagggggctgatTTGGTGGAGGCCATCGATGAGGCTCTGGTTATGGCTGAGCCGGCTGAGAAGCcggaggtcaaggagaagagcgTGGAAGAGTTGACAAGGGAGTATCTCGAGGCGGTGGGGAAGTTTGCGAGGGGAGAGGcgctggttggggaggatggggaggtgaagaaggagggggtgaagtgGTTTGGGGACTGGGTGGGGGCCGGGGAAAAATAA
- a CDS encoding uncharacterized protein (EggNog:ENOG503P24N; COG:S): MLDAFSFSPHHFISSTPESLSDIIVDTNTLFVSRHQPTDSLMYASSTALRYWDDYMLERMPRLQQSRRQRPVDEDEDVDMHEPQDDQYASDGAADETMNGPPNEELSQLIKGLVRYAIACDFSRTPIRRDAIREKVRGTNGRQFKTAFAGAQKQLRAVFGMEMVELPARDKNLMTTEQKRKAAKSQSQKEATSNAYILTNILPEELRTPALTRPSKVVSAEGEAAYTALYTTIISLITISGGELSDTRLRRHLARLNAAEYMPSMNPNDPANPTEKTDVVLQRMIKHGYLVRMVDNRGNGDDDSTTWHVGPRGKAEVPKESIAGFVRTIYGGSDPELESKIQISLKGVKERKPEILEQEQEHGLGDEDEVREDEEMQEAGPSNGQRRRHA; encoded by the exons ATGCTGGACGcgttttccttttccccccaCCATTTCATTTCATCAACCCCAGAGTCACTGTCTGACATCATCGTCGATACGAACACCCTCTTTGTTagccgccatcaaccaaccGACAGTCTCATGTATGCCAGTTCCACAGCCCTTCGATATTGGGACGATTATATGCTTGAGAGAATGCCCAGACTCCAGCAGAGCCGCCGCCAACGGCcggtcgatgaggatgaagatgtcGACATGCATGAGCCCCAAGATGATCAATACGCCTCAGATGGTGCTGCCGATGAAACGATGAATGGCCCTCCAAACGAGGAGCTCAGCCAGTTGATAAAAGGATTGGTCCGGTATGCCATCGCATGTGATTTCTCACGGACCCCCATTCGGAGAGACGCCATTAGGGAGAAAG TTCGCGGTACAAATGGCCGGCAGTTCAAAACAGCCTTTGCCGGAGCTCAGAAACAGCTCCGAGCAGTTTTTGGCATGGAAATGGTGGAGCTTCCAGCTAGGGATAAGAATCTCATGACCACCGAGCAGAAGCGGAAAGCCGCCAAAAGCCAGTCCCAAAAGGAAGCCACATCGAATGCCTACATTCTTACCAACATCCTGCCAGAAGAGCTTCGAACCCCCGCTCTCACCCGGCCCTCAAAGGTCGTGTCCGCCGAAGGTGAAGCAGCGTACACGGCCCTGTACACCACGATCATCTCgctcatcaccatctcggGAGGCGAGCTCAGTGATACCCGCCTCAGGAGGCATCTGGCCCGGCTCAACGCCGCCGAATATATGCCCAGCATGAACCCAAACGACCCTGCTAACCCCACGGAGAAGACCGACGTTGTGCTACAGAGGATGATCAAACATGGGTATCTGGTCAGGATGGTGGATAACAGGGGcaacggcgacgacgactcTACCACGTGGCATGTTGGACCAAGAGGGAAGGCAGAGGTGCCCAAGGAGTCAATTGCGGGCTTTGTCAGGACCATCTACGGTGGCTCGGACCCAGAGTTGGAGTCAAAGATTCAGATTAGCTTAAAGGGCGTCAAGGAGAGGAAACCGGAGATActtgagcaggagcaggagcatggactgggtgatgaagatgaggtccgggaggatgaggagatgcaAGAGGCCGGACCGAGTAATGGGCAGAGAAGGAGGCATGCGTAA
- the CTI6 gene encoding Histone deacetylase complex subunit (BUSCO:EOG09260NE0; COG:S; EggNog:ENOG503NYTJ): MAGLDPRRSSRARATQSQSQVSSSSSSASGRPERSSRHFNKAGSPQKSASAGSLSSEPPEDTITADDTFATRRRTRGQGDDRDRAGVKAEAADMTSADDDVQEEDEAVRCVCGNEEYPGPPPLEDEPRHGAKGAVDIDPIFLASVTDDVAGFFVQCDVCKVWQHGGCVGIMTNPGPDEYFCELCRRDLHKLWTASNGCAQQLSADLRSCFTSLHHPRALGGHRPSINQVADIVARRNTYSFYLPLRRQSRTSSRSASLNKEGTRSPTKEKETRSGRATSANQASKRRSTMNSREAAYDETEALRRAIEASKEEAHLEPEGVPRRPKRGRSDSEEKQEGAKRQRTSSRSVSPSVDKTADESDDPKGPSRNGNKSKPRGGARNNRNEKFSEKEEKERQRQEAANKRKGRAERRRADDSDPSEELPLAGRAVVSKAVAPVTGDTSTSETAAEAVQQPSAPEQQQPPPASQPTPDSPPTPAISQAKTDKKKSHKRKGRNQYTRDDEASPARSVSRDIQKDEHPPAGKGHHHGDGVGKAAHSRSRGGMNSKVTMNDMKRRAAALLEFISRTQVELAGETAEDAARNDVAKAAIVNPTSAPAVTNGTNGITTDDSTQTTSTTGPTSALESQEREFKELGCVEMMDSLTRRLVKWQQEYAV; the protein is encoded by the exons ATGGCAGGACTCGATCCCAGACGGTCTTCGAGGGCGCGCGCTACCCAGTCACAGTCACAAGTATCCTCATCGAGCTCCAGTGCCTCGGGGCGGCCGGAACGCAGCTCGAGGCACTTCAACAAAGCTGGCTCTCCACAAAAATCGGCATCCGCTGGCTCGCTGTCCTCCGAACCACCGGAAGATACAATCACTGCCGACGATACATTCGCCACACGCCGTCGAACCCGTGGACAGGGTGACGATCGGGACAGAGCTGGCGTCAAGGCCGAAGCGGCCGACATGACCAGCGCCGACGATGATGTtcaagaagaggacgaggccgTTCGCTGCGTGTGCGGCAACGAGGAGTACCCAGGGCCACCACCCCTGGAAGATGAACCTAGACATGGGGCCAAGGGGGCTGTGGACATTGACCCAATATTCTTAGCTTCTGTCACGGATGATGTTGCCGGGTTTTTCGTGCAGTGTGATGTTTGCAAAGTTTGGCAGCACGGCGGCTGCGTTGGAATCATGACCAATCCCGGTCCCGATGAGTACTTTTGCGAGCTCTGTCGCCGTGATCTTCACAAATTGTGGACAGCTTCCAACGG CTGTGCTCAACAGCTGAGCGCAGACCTGAGATCATGTTTCACCAGCTTGCACCATCCCCGGGCGTTGGGAGGTCACAGACCATCAATCAATCAAGTTGCTGACATCGTGGCTCGCAGGAATACCTACTCTTTCTATCTTCCCTTGCGCCGACAGTCGAGGACCTCGTCGAGATCTGCGTCTCTGAACAAAGAAGGCACACGATCGCCCACCAAAGAGAAGGAAACGCGAAGCGGACGAGCCACCTCGGCGAACCAAGCTTCGAAACGGCGGTCGACTATGAACAGCCGCGAGGCTGCTTATGACGAAACGGAAGCTCTGAGAAGGGCCATTGAGGCCAGCAAAGAGGAAGCTCATCTCGAGCCCGAGGGCGTTCCTAGGCGGCCTAAGAGGGGGCGAAGCGACAGCGAGGA GAAGCAGGAGGGTGCCAAAAGGCAACGCACCAGCTCTCGATCAGTGTCTCCATCCGTCGACAAAACGGCCGACGAATCGGACGATCCCAAAGGTCCTAGTCGAAACGGGAACAAGTCAAAGCCGCGCGGCGGCGCACGCAATAACCGGAACGAGAAGTTTTCCgaaaaggaggaaaaagaaagacaacGGCAAGAGGCCGCGAAcaagagaaaggggagggcCGAACGTCGGCGAGCTGATG ATTCAGATCCTTCAGAAGAGCTGCCGTTGGCAGGTCGGGCCGTAGTCAGCAAGGCGGTAGCACCAGTCACCGGAGACACGAGCACAAGCGAGACGGCCGCAGAGGCTGTTCAGCAGCCCTCCGCCccagaacagcagcagcctcctccagcatcGCAACCGACCCCTGACTCGCCGCCCACGCCTGCCATATCACAGGCCAAGACGGACAAGAAAAAGTCGCACAAACGAAAAGGGCGCAACCAGTACACGCGCGATGACGAAGCCTCGCCGGCACGGTCGGTTTCCCGAGATATCCAGAAAGACGAGCATCCCCCGGCAGGAAAGGGGCACCACCACGGAGACGGCGTCGGAAAGGCGGCACACTCTCGATCGCGAGGTGGGATGAACAGCAAAGTCACGATGAATGacatgaagaggagggcagcGGCTTTGCTGGAATTTATCTCCAGAACACAGGTGGAGCTTGCTGGAGAGACGGCAGAAGACGCAGCGAGGAATGACGTAGCAAAGGCGGCTATTGTCAATCCCACTAGCGCACCTGCGGTAACGAATGGCACCAACGGTATCACCACCGATGATTCGACCCAGACCACATCGACAACAGGGCCGACTTCGGCACTGGAGAGTCAAGAAAGGGAGTTCAAAGAGCTTGGATGTGTTGAAATGATGGACAGCCTGACGAGGCGGTTGGTCAAATGGCAGCAAGAATATGCTGTATAG
- the mtg1 gene encoding Mitochondrial GTPase 1 (BUSCO:EOG09262WHU; COG:S; EggNog:ENOG503NXC2) has translation MPRISPRAAVRAASKATSELSQSTPNPITPISTMINQRAIPSDASEELAAFRSKAPKPKPEQPPPVSTRYPHQKPHRGHGPASQQQQQQQQQQQQQQQQARPEKEPIPIDFTGFVPRDKFEISTSLPRSYFLGHHSAALNKMRQSLSNVGLILELRDFRVPISSWNPVLEESLSSTSAGVPRSRIIVYTKRDLAPPAQMTPHGRPVPGTQPPGNVVRVLRTFHRPPRVNNVQDIIFLGMGPHGASLQPLLDGIRDVAREMDSLTGLRVMVVGMPNAGKSTLLNRLRSHSLHLGKAAKTGAQPGVTRKLGTPVRILPGEDSGDPESMGLGEGVFIVDTPGVFVPYVSEPEAMLKLALVGCVKDGIIPAVTVADYLLYRLNLVRETTYLQRFGMGRPTNDVHQFLRAAARRTGKLRKGGDESMEHAADWVIQEWRKGNLGRLLLDEVTPKKLEEAMELAREPSLSMNQARKREKVARKERNEAKRAGGGESA, from the coding sequence ATGCCCCGGATAAGTCCCCGGGCCGCCGTGAGGGCAGCCTCCAAGGCGACCTCTGAGCTATCTCAGTccacacccaaccccatAACCCCAATATCAACCATGATCAACCAGCGGGCCATCCCCTCCGATGCCAGCGAAGAGCTCGCGGCATTCAGATCAAAAGCTCCAAAGCCAAAACCAGAACAACCCCCACCAGTCTCAACCCGTTACCCTCATCAAAAACCACATCGTGGTCATGGACCTgcttcacaacaacaacaacaacaacaacaacaacaacaacaacaacaacaacaagcacgaCCAGAGAAAGAACCCATCCCCATCGATTTTACGGGCTTTGTTCCTAGGGATAAATTCGAAATCTCCACCTCGCTCCCCCGATCCTACTTTCTGGGCCATCACAGCGCCGCCCTCAACAAAATGCGCCAGTCCCTCTCCAACGTgggcctcatcctcgagcttCGAGACTTCCGGGTCCCAATCTCCTCTTGGAACCCGGTATTGGAAGAATCGctatcctccacctccgctGGTGTCCCGAGATCACGGATTATCGTCTATACCAAACGGGACCTCGCCCCCCCAGCGCAAATGACTCCCCACGGGCGACCGGTGCCGGGCACGCAACCACCGGGGAATGTCGTTCGGGTTTTGAGGACCTTTCACAGGCCGCCGAGGGTGAATAATGTACAGGACATCATTTTCTTGGGTATGGGGCCTCATGGAGCGTCTTTGCAGCCGTTGCTGGACGGGATAAGGGATGTCGCACGGGAGATGGACTCCCTCACTGGgctgagggtgatggtggtggggatgccGAACGCGGGCAAGTCCACCCTGCTGAACAGACTCAGGAGTCACAGTCTACATTTGGGCAAGGCGGCCAAGACGGGGGCGCAACCTGGCGTGACAAGAAAGTTGGGAACGCCGGTTAGGATCCTTCCCGGGGAGGACTCGGGCGATCCGGAGAGCatggggctgggggagggggttttcATCGTCGACACGCCGGGTGTGTTTGTGCCGTACGTTTCTGAGCCGGAGGCCATGTTGaagctggcgctggtggggtgtgtaAAGGACGGGATCATTCCTGCTGTTACTGTGGCTGACTACCTCTTGTATCGGTTAAACCTGGTCAGGGAGACGACATACCTGCAaaggtttgggatggggaggccGACGAATGATGTGCATCAGTTTTtgagggcggcggcaagaCGGACGGGGAAGTtgaggaagggaggagatgagagTATGGAACATGCGGCCGACTGGGTTATTCAGgagtggaggaaggggaatctggggaggttgttgcttGACGAGGTGACCCCCAAGAaactggaggaggcgatggagcTGGCGAGGGAGCCGAGTCTGAGTATGAaccaggcgaggaagagggagaaggtggcgaggaaggagaggaatgAGGCTAAGAgggctgggggtggggagagTGCTTGA
- a CDS encoding uncharacterized protein (EggNog:ENOG503PF8K), protein MTAILLQCALAAAQDARFDSEASAIQQNHTATHGDDPLIACSSCYGSLLDLYKARYFNCPPADLLKDPSLSSQGEWFTSAPPSFLEKLADLIEKAKQYQIHPGLIDEHVKKQKERWYADSLTTLRLRSMVQDEDKAAIAEQLERFTTGSAPIEELMTAVSTSLKKLSGSESPPIDDLSRGLLAATNHTERIEVLKEALFATPSQPTDGSLSGEVPEVHAKYYNMLAQDNASMEQVKDAILSDHQRLSSAQDEIKKVEARLAELRRGQAAYELEKAKKAENKKRLAEQQRSVIPDGLTNLPPCSVCRNPVNPSSFRLCTVCALLSGYELEGAEMTVYCGFECEHEGYRNHLKAHSCSAGPTCVHARVDSSGGRQMPNNNHAAHDEDTKMSDVLATPADVRFCKECVVNLKKPTAWCSPACVRAHYAQHHEKVHVGGAADGDDRMDTNGGLEGVDFDSQHYIISLADAVKEWEARNGGVRLEE, encoded by the exons ATGACggccatcctcctccaatgTGCCCTCGCCGCTGCACAAGACGCTCGTTTCGACTCGGAGGCTTCTGCAATACAACAAAATCATACGGCGACTCACGGCGACGACCCTTTGATAGCCTGTTCGTCCTGCTACGGTAGCCTCTTGGACCTCTACAAGGCCAGATATTTCAACTGTCCTCCGGCAGACTTGCTGAAAGACCCGTCACTCTCATCCCAAGGCGAATGGTTCACATCCGCCCCCCCATCTTTTCTTGAAAAGCTGGCAGATCTTATCGAAAAAGCAAAGCAGTATCAGATCCATCCAGGCCTTATTGACGAACATgtaaagaaacaaaaagagcGATGGTATGCCGACAGCCTGACGACGCTGAGATTGAGATCCATGGTGCAAGACGAGGACAAGGCAGCCATCGCCGAACAACTAGAAAGGTTCACCACAGGATCGGCACCAATCGAGGAGCTCATGACTGCTGTATCGACATCGTTGAAGAAGTTGTCAGGCAGCGAAAGTCCGCCAATAGATGATTTGTCCAGAGGACTTCTTGCAGCCACAAATCACACTGAGAGGATAGAGGTGCTCAAGGAAGCCCTCTTTGcgacaccatcacaaccgACTGACGGTAGCCTGAGTGGCGAGGTGCCCGAGGTCCACGCAAAATACTACAACATGCTCGCACAGGACAATGCCAGCATGGAGCAAGTCAAGGACGCAATCCTGAGTGATCACCAAAGATTGTCTAGCGCCCAGGACGAGATCAAAAAGGTCGAGGCAAGGCTGGCGGAGCTGAGGAGAGGGCAGGCTGCCTacgagctggagaaggccaaAAAGGCAGAAAACAAGAAACGGCTTGCCGAGCAGCAGAGGAGCGTGATACCTGACGGGCTGACGAACTTGCCACCATGCTCGGTGTGCCGGAATCCCGTCAACCCTTCGAGCTTCAGACTTTGCACCGTCTGCGCGCTCCTTTCTGGGTACGAGCTCGAGGGCGCAGAGATGACTGTCTATTGTGGCTTTGAGTGCGAACACGAAGGATAT AGAAATCATCTCAAGGCTCACAGTTGTTCCGCCGGTCCTACATGTGTTCACGCTCGTGTGGACTCATCCGGGGGGCGGCAGAtgccaaacaacaaccatgCGGCACATGACGAAGACACTAAGATGTCGGACGTTCTTGCCACTCCGGCAGACGTCCGATTCTGCAAGGAATGTGTTGTCAATCTGAAGAAGCCCACAGCGTGGTGTTCTCCGGCCTGCGTTCGTGCTCACTATGCGCAACATCATGAGAAAGTCCACGTCGGAGGAGCCGCCGACGGCGATGATCGGATGGATACCAATGGGGGGCTGGAAGGCGTTGATTTCGACAGCCAGCATTACATCATTTCTCTGGCGGACGCGGTTAAGGAATGGGAAGCCAGGAATGGGGGGGTGCGGTTGGAAGAGTAA
- a CDS encoding uncharacterized protein (EggNog:ENOG503P5BZ; COG:A), with protein MGCADKLRTQQELERLQAKYIGTGHPDTTSWEWKTNINRDTYSSIVGHPPLLSYIALASNEPVTKVRAEMIRKMIQPAGPPPAREEDTIMGGQQS; from the exons ATGGGATGT GCCGACAAACTTCGTACCCAACAAGAGCTCGAGCGGCTGCAGGCCAAGTACATCGGCACCGGGCACCCAGACACGACGAGTTGGGAGTGGAAGACAAACATCAACCGCGACACCTACTCCAGCATCGTCggccacccacccctcctttcATATATTGCGTTGGCATCGAATGAGCCTGTTACCAAAGTGCGCGCCGAGATGATCAGA AAAATGATACAGCCTGCCGGACCACCGCCAGCGAGAGAAGAGGATACGATCATGGGTGGACAACAAAGCTGA